A genomic segment from Cinclus cinclus chromosome 11, bCinCin1.1, whole genome shotgun sequence encodes:
- the LOC134048490 gene encoding uncharacterized protein LOC134048490 — translation MPALLALLAAALLALLGAGRAAAPGVWVLLKRWALGCLLLCLGACRQRAAAGTTEPRRPRPLRADPHALDSLYFTGFAETNRTFVIARLARRPAGLCEMWLFLRLDGIGEFEHPQHPNMMVRDESKEIWSGGGLTMEYLEPQMCWKINFDGLLRKGSYRQQWSEEEGELVAVKFSLHWENSTDVFNFNVDSNPSTFARALAREPWTIELFQRVKKQREQHFRHEQWGQSVGEIEIENYGKTELSLKGIRSHSYGVRNWAEIHRYVMILAHFEDGTAAHLTVINMPATTTHLTVGYVFFPDGRKAGIEWSNASLAGLAEDGVIQEEYGVSFTAGGESFDVSAALDKQTCPVVYNGLTGSGVFHECIADFRLNGLTPGWGLVEFYYRDEAAQLVPNLQLGSKTEGPDPATDASPPRSSTSSSQQR, via the exons ATGCCGgcgctgctggcactgctggccgCGGCGCTGCTGGCGCTGCTCGGGGCCGGACGAGCGGCCGCTCCCGGTGTCTGGGTGCTGCTGAAGCGCTGGGCCCTGGgctgcctcctgctctgcctcgGCGCCTGCAGGCAGCGAGCGGCCGCAGGCACCACCGAGCCGCGCCGGCCGCGCCCGCTCCGCGCCGACCCCCAC gcaCTGGATTCCTTGTACTTCACGGGCTTTGCAGAGACCAACAGGACCTTTGTGATTGCTCGCCTCGCCAGGCGCCCGGCTGGCCTCTGTGAGATGTGGCTCTTCCTGAGGCTGGATGGGATAGGCGAGTTTGAA CACCCACAGCATCCAAACATGATGGTGAGAGATGAATCCAAAGAGATCTGGAGTGGAGGAGGACTCACAATGGAATACTTGGAGCCCCAAATGTGCTGGAAGATAAATTTTGATGGATTACTCAG GAAAGGATCCTACAGACAGCAGTGGagtgaagaggaaggagaacTTGTAGCAGTTAAATTCTCTTTGCA CTGGGAGAACTCCACAGATGTTTTTAACTTCAATGTTGACAGTAACCCCAGCACATTTGCTCGTGCTTTAGCCCGGGAGCCGTGGACCATCGAGCTCTTCCAGAGGGTCAAAAA acAAAGGGAGCAGCATTTCCGACACGAGCAGTGGGGCCAGTCTGTTGGAGAGattgaaatagaaaattatgGGAAAACTGAACTTTCCCTCAAAGGCATTCGGAGCCACTCCTATG gtgtCCGGAATTGGGCTGAGATTCACCGTTATGTCATGATTTTGGCACACTTTGAA GATGGGACTGCAGCGCATCTAACAGTCATTAACATGCCAGCTACCACAACTCA CCTCACTGTAGGTTATGTGTTTTTTCCTGATGGGAGGAAGGCTGGCATTGAGTGGTCCAACGCTtccctggctgggctggctgaGGATGGGGTTATCCAGGAGGAATATGGAGTCAGTTTTACTGCTG GTGGTGAGAGCTTTGatgtttctgcagctctggaTAAGCAGACCTGTCCTGTGGTGTACAATGGCCTGACAGGGAGTGGAGTTTTCCACGAGTGCATTGCAGATTTCCGACTCAATGGGTTAACACCAGGCTGGGGCCTGGTTGAATTTTATTACAG GGACGAGGCCGCCCAGCTGGTTCCAAATCTGCAGCTTGGTTCCAAAACAGAAGGACCTGACCCTGCCACCGATGCCTCTCCCCCACGATCATCTACAAGCTCATCCCAGCAGCGTTAG